In Candidatus Binatia bacterium, a single window of DNA contains:
- the yghU gene encoding glutathione-dependent disulfide-bond oxidoreductase, whose product MAETLGYTPPKVWSWNKESGGRFAEINRPIAGATHDKELNIGRHPFQLYSLATPNGVKVTVMFEELLALGHTAAEYDAWIVPINVGEQFGSGFVAINPNSKIPALLDRSDPARPIRIFESGAVLLYLAEKFGEFLPGDPSKRAECMSWLFWQVGAAPYLGGGFGHFYAYAPLKIEYAIDRFAMEVKRQLDVLDRRLAESEYVAGADYTIADMAIWPWYGALVKGLLYEGGEFLGVHEYTHVMRWTDLIAARPAVRRGRMVNRAWGSPSSQLPERHEASDFDKVPREEGAPSA is encoded by the coding sequence ATGGCCGAGACGCTCGGGTACACGCCGCCGAAAGTATGGTCCTGGAACAAGGAGAGCGGCGGCCGGTTTGCGGAAATCAACCGGCCGATCGCCGGAGCGACGCATGACAAAGAGTTGAACATCGGCCGCCACCCTTTTCAGCTTTACTCTCTGGCCACGCCGAACGGCGTCAAGGTCACGGTCATGTTCGAGGAGTTGCTGGCCCTTGGCCACACAGCGGCCGAGTACGATGCGTGGATCGTCCCGATCAACGTGGGCGAGCAGTTCGGGTCGGGTTTCGTAGCCATCAATCCGAACTCGAAAATCCCGGCCCTGCTCGATCGCTCCGATCCTGCCAGGCCGATTCGCATCTTCGAATCCGGCGCCGTCCTGCTCTACCTCGCCGAGAAGTTCGGCGAGTTCCTGCCGGGCGATCCGTCGAAGCGCGCCGAGTGCATGTCGTGGCTGTTCTGGCAAGTCGGTGCGGCACCGTACCTGGGTGGCGGATTCGGACACTTCTATGCCTACGCGCCGCTCAAGATCGAGTATGCGATCGACCGTTTCGCGATGGAGGTGAAGCGGCAGCTCGACGTGCTCGATCGCCGGCTCGCAGAAAGCGAGTACGTCGCCGGCGCCGACTACACGATTGCCGACATGGCGATCTGGCCCTGGTACGGCGCCCTGGTGAAAGGCCTGCTCTACGAGGGCGGCGAGTTCCTCGGCGTGCACGAGTACACGCACGTCATGCGCTGGACCGACCTCATCGCCGCGCGACCGGCGGTGCGACGCGGCCGCATGGTCAACCGCGCATGGGGCAGCCCGTCGAGCCAGTTGCCCGAACGCCACGAAGCGAGCGATTTCGACAAGGTGCCGCGGGAGGAGGGAGCACCTTCGGCGTAG
- a CDS encoding DUF1566 domain-containing protein: protein MRTNHGFLLVPAFALLVLCHEPAQAQTCSFSGPCGDVDHSGTVTSGDALRVLRKAVGQALTLTCVCDEGSCSGDLATCNAALSTCDTSLSSCQDELAACNAAGHFPATGQTTSYGTGDDGDVRAGTALAFTDNADGTISDETTGLMWEKKRRGGVGITVCNGEDGLCADPHDVGNRYTWSASGDAFDGSIVGIFLNQLNNRCDHDATKACTSNADCSGPGGACGFAGHRDWRLPNRKEFDSILDFEFSGPPLDVAFHGANCGNTCSALDDPSCACDAVNQYWGSTTFAANTGAGYLVNTANGYWSAFTKTGSAFARAVRSGA from the coding sequence ATGCGAACAAACCATGGATTCCTTCTCGTTCCGGCATTCGCCTTGCTCGTGCTGTGCCACGAGCCCGCGCAGGCCCAGACTTGCTCTTTCAGCGGCCCCTGCGGCGATGTCGATCATTCCGGTACGGTCACCTCGGGCGACGCGCTGCGGGTACTGAGAAAAGCGGTCGGCCAGGCGCTGACCCTGACCTGCGTATGCGACGAGGGCAGCTGCTCAGGCGACCTGGCGACCTGCAACGCCGCCCTGTCCACCTGCGACACGTCGTTGTCGTCGTGCCAGGACGAGCTTGCGGCCTGCAACGCCGCCGGGCATTTCCCCGCCACGGGGCAGACGACGAGCTACGGGACGGGCGATGACGGCGATGTTCGCGCCGGAACGGCTCTGGCATTCACCGACAACGCCGACGGCACGATTTCCGACGAGACCACAGGATTGATGTGGGAAAAAAAGCGACGGGGGGGCGTCGGGATCACCGTGTGCAACGGGGAGGACGGCCTCTGCGCCGATCCCCACGACGTCGGCAACCGCTACACGTGGTCCGCCAGCGGTGACGCGTTCGACGGGAGCATTGTCGGCATCTTCCTGAACCAGCTCAACAACCGCTGCGACCACGACGCGACCAAGGCGTGTACATCGAATGCCGACTGTTCCGGCCCCGGCGGCGCCTGCGGTTTTGCCGGGCACCGCGACTGGCGGCTGCCCAATCGCAAGGAATTCGACAGCATCCTCGACTTCGAATTTTCCGGACCGCCGCTCGATGTCGCTTTCCACGGGGCGAACTGTGGCAACACCTGTTCTGCCCTCGATGACCCGAGCTGCGCGTGCGATGCGGTGAACCAGTACTGGGGCTCGACGACGTTCGCTGCCAACACGGGTGCCGGCTACCTCGTCAACACCGCGAACGGATACTGGAGTGCGTTTACCAAGACCGGCAGCGCATTCGCGCGCGCGGTACGCAGCGGCGCCTGA
- a CDS encoding DUF2231 domain-containing protein → MITRAAAIETTAYWIIAAGIVGGLLAAPFGLIDWIAIPKNTRAKGIGLMHGLGNVVVLVFFAVSAWQRHLMATAMVPYEANKIALVCSFAGIALAVVTVWLGGELVDRLGVGVYDDANLDAPSSLSRRTVTRSH, encoded by the coding sequence TTGATCACCCGCGCCGCGGCAATCGAGACTACGGCGTACTGGATCATCGCTGCCGGCATCGTCGGCGGTCTCCTTGCCGCACCGTTCGGTCTCATCGACTGGATCGCGATTCCGAAGAACACGAGGGCCAAAGGCATCGGGCTCATGCACGGTCTCGGCAACGTGGTCGTCCTGGTATTTTTCGCCGTCAGCGCGTGGCAGCGCCACCTGATGGCCACGGCGATGGTTCCCTACGAAGCAAACAAGATTGCGTTGGTATGTTCCTTCGCAGGCATCGCGCTCGCCGTGGTAACCGTATGGCTCGGAGGCGAGCTGGTCGACCGCCTTGGCGTCGGCGTCTACGACGATGCCAACCTGGACGCGCCGAGCTCACTCAGCCGCCGGACGGTGACGCGCAGCCACTGA